The following are encoded together in the Pseudoxanthomonas sp. YR558 genome:
- a CDS encoding penicillin acylase family protein produces the protein MLKWTRRIALLLLALIVVVVLIAWWMLRGSLPRLDGESGLAGLSAPASVQRDALGVVTIDAASETDAVRALGYVHAQERYFEMDLMRRSSAGELAELFGPIAIDLDKERRVHRIRARVSDHLDAFAGNRMPQLQAYADGVNAGLGNLRARPWPYLLLRQEPRRWEVLDSALTGYAMYFDLQDAQNVRELGLWQIRQHVPQGLYTLLAHDGTEWDAPLFGEQRGNATLPDASEVDLRTLPMPKTDSHQRLADKGTPGSNNWAVAGALTADGRAIVADDMHLGLRAPGIWFRVRLRYPDPHAPGGKVDVSGFSLPGLPAIIVGSNGRVAWGFTNSYADTADWYPVVPCEGKTTEGCEAVERHAETIKVAGGDDVAFEVLDTRLGPIVHPAKGDRPALALRWVAQQPGALNFGLSELARADDLSAALAVAQRTATPAQNLVVADRNGRIAWRILGPLPSRAGACTHALDGIATTAPADAAALPCKPWDLSFQLSPVLTSPENHRLWTANARVLDGAALARVGDGGYALGARAKQIRDGLMAKDRFTEKDLLAIQLDDRALFLQRWWTLLQDEAKKLPADSAVKALADAGKTWDGTASIDSVSYRLVRAWRLAVHARIADGLTAPAQAALGNDFIMPDLPQLEGVVWPLLEQRPAHLLSRRYQTWDALLEDAAKEVRDDLAQQGPLAERRWGERNTAKICHPLANALPAFLKPRLCMPGEPLAGDGAMPRVQGPAFGASERMVVSPGHEADGIIHMPGGQSGHPMSPFWGAGHDDWVHGRPTPFLPGEATHTLTLRPANAQSK, from the coding sequence ATGCTGAAGTGGACCCGGCGCATCGCGCTGCTGCTGTTGGCCCTGATCGTCGTGGTGGTACTGATCGCATGGTGGATGCTGCGGGGAAGCCTGCCGCGCCTGGACGGCGAGTCGGGGCTGGCCGGGCTGTCCGCACCGGCCAGCGTGCAGCGCGACGCATTGGGCGTGGTAACCATCGACGCGGCCAGCGAGACCGATGCGGTCCGCGCGCTCGGCTACGTGCACGCGCAGGAACGCTACTTCGAAATGGACCTGATGCGCCGCAGCTCGGCGGGCGAGCTGGCGGAGCTGTTCGGCCCCATCGCCATCGACCTGGACAAGGAACGTCGCGTACACCGCATCCGCGCACGCGTGTCGGACCACCTGGACGCGTTCGCGGGCAACCGCATGCCGCAGTTGCAGGCCTATGCCGACGGCGTGAATGCCGGTCTCGGCAATCTGCGCGCGCGTCCGTGGCCCTACCTGCTGTTGCGACAGGAACCGCGCCGCTGGGAAGTGCTGGATTCCGCGCTGACGGGCTACGCGATGTACTTTGATCTGCAGGATGCGCAGAACGTGCGCGAGCTGGGCCTGTGGCAGATCCGCCAGCACGTGCCGCAGGGCCTCTACACCCTGCTCGCGCACGACGGCACCGAATGGGACGCGCCCCTCTTCGGGGAGCAGCGCGGCAACGCCACGCTGCCCGATGCCAGCGAGGTGGACCTGCGCACGCTGCCGATGCCGAAGACGGATTCCCATCAGCGCTTGGCCGACAAGGGGACCCCCGGCAGCAACAACTGGGCGGTCGCCGGCGCGCTGACCGCCGATGGGCGCGCCATCGTCGCCGACGACATGCACCTGGGCCTGCGCGCGCCCGGCATCTGGTTCCGCGTGCGCCTGCGCTACCCCGATCCGCACGCGCCGGGCGGCAAGGTCGATGTGTCCGGCTTCAGTCTCCCCGGCTTGCCCGCAATCATCGTCGGCAGCAACGGACGCGTCGCCTGGGGCTTCACCAACAGCTACGCGGACACGGCCGACTGGTATCCGGTAGTGCCGTGCGAGGGCAAGACGACCGAAGGCTGCGAGGCCGTGGAGCGCCACGCCGAAACCATCAAGGTCGCCGGCGGTGACGACGTCGCGTTCGAGGTGCTCGATACGCGCCTCGGGCCAATCGTTCACCCCGCGAAGGGCGATCGGCCCGCGCTTGCGCTGCGCTGGGTGGCGCAGCAGCCGGGTGCGTTGAACTTCGGCTTGTCGGAACTCGCGCGTGCAGACGACCTGTCCGCCGCCCTCGCCGTGGCCCAGCGCACCGCCACGCCCGCGCAGAATCTGGTCGTCGCCGACCGCAACGGCCGCATCGCCTGGCGCATTCTCGGGCCGCTGCCTTCGCGTGCGGGTGCATGCACGCATGCCCTCGATGGCATTGCGACGACCGCGCCTGCCGACGCTGCGGCCTTGCCCTGCAAGCCGTGGGATCTCTCCTTCCAACTCTCCCCGGTGCTGACGTCACCGGAAAACCATCGCCTCTGGACCGCCAACGCTCGCGTGCTGGATGGCGCCGCCCTCGCCCGCGTGGGTGATGGCGGATATGCGCTGGGCGCACGCGCCAAGCAGATCCGCGATGGCCTGATGGCGAAGGATCGTTTCACCGAGAAAGACCTGCTGGCGATCCAGCTGGACGATCGGGCGCTCTTCCTGCAGCGCTGGTGGACACTACTGCAGGACGAAGCGAAGAAGCTGCCCGCAGATTCTGCCGTGAAGGCTCTCGCCGACGCCGGCAAGACCTGGGACGGCACCGCGAGCATCGATTCGGTGAGCTACCGCCTGGTCCGCGCCTGGCGCCTGGCCGTGCATGCGCGCATCGCCGACGGTCTCACCGCGCCCGCGCAGGCGGCACTCGGCAACGACTTCATCATGCCCGACCTGCCGCAGCTGGAAGGCGTAGTGTGGCCGTTGCTCGAACAACGCCCGGCCCATCTGCTGTCGCGCCGCTACCAGACCTGGGACGCGCTGCTGGAAGACGCGGCGAAGGAAGTGCGCGACGACCTTGCCCAACAGGGACCGCTCGCCGAGCGTCGCTGGGGCGAGCGCAACACCGCGAAGATCTGCCATCCGCTGGCCAACGCCCTGCCCGCCTTCCTCAAGCCGCGGCTATGCATGCCCGGCGAACCGCTGGCCGGCGACGGCGCCATGCCGC
- the bfr gene encoding bacterioferritin has translation MKGHPDVVEYLKFLLRGELAARDQYFIHSRRYEDQGLKALFHRIDHEMQEETQHADALLRRILFLEGDPDMRPEAFTAGTTVEEMLQRDLEVEYAVRAHLAKGVALCEQYGDYVSREILLTQLQDTEEDHAHWLEQQLGLIKRLGIQLYLTSKLDGEPAAE, from the coding sequence ATGAAAGGCCACCCGGACGTCGTCGAATACCTCAAGTTCCTGCTGCGCGGCGAGTTGGCCGCGCGCGACCAGTACTTCATCCATTCGAGGCGCTACGAGGACCAGGGCCTGAAGGCGCTGTTCCACCGCATCGACCACGAGATGCAGGAAGAGACCCAGCACGCCGACGCGCTGCTGCGCCGCATCCTGTTCCTGGAAGGCGACCCGGACATGCGCCCGGAAGCCTTCACCGCCGGCACGACCGTCGAAGAGATGCTCCAGCGCGACCTGGAAGTCGAATACGCAGTGCGCGCGCACCTGGCCAAGGGCGTGGCGCTGTGCGAGCAGTATGGCGACTACGTCAGCCGCGAAATCCTGCTGACCCAGCTGCAGGACACCGAAGAAGACCATGCGCACTGGCTGGAACAGCAGTTGGGCCTGATCAAGCGACTTGGCATCCAGCTGTACCTGACCTCCAAGCTCGACGGCGAACCCGCCGCCGAGTGA
- a CDS encoding thiopurine S-methyltransferase — protein MDADFWLQRWQEGQIGFHRSDVMPLLEKHWPSLQLPAGSRVLVPLCGKSLDMHWLAAKGHRVLGVELSPLAVTQFFEEAGLEPVRTTSRYGEHFSAGPVEIILGDAFGVDPALLADVAGVYDRAALIALPADLRLRYRDTVYASLPTGAQGLLITLEYPQTEKAGPPFSVEQPEVEALFAAPWRHTLLERRDILDQEPRFREEGLSALETAVYRLRRG, from the coding sequence ATGGACGCCGATTTCTGGTTGCAGCGTTGGCAGGAAGGCCAGATCGGCTTCCACCGCAGCGACGTGATGCCGTTGCTCGAGAAGCACTGGCCGTCGCTGCAACTCCCGGCGGGCAGCCGCGTGCTGGTGCCGTTGTGCGGGAAGTCGCTGGACATGCACTGGCTGGCAGCGAAGGGACATCGCGTGCTCGGCGTGGAACTGTCGCCGTTGGCGGTCACGCAATTCTTCGAGGAAGCCGGACTCGAACCGGTACGGACCACCAGTCGCTACGGCGAGCATTTCAGCGCGGGGCCGGTGGAGATCATCCTGGGCGACGCTTTCGGCGTGGATCCGGCGTTACTCGCGGACGTGGCCGGCGTCTACGACCGTGCGGCATTGATCGCGCTGCCCGCGGATCTGCGGTTGCGCTATCGCGACACGGTCTATGCGTCGCTTCCCACGGGGGCGCAGGGCCTGTTGATCACGCTGGAGTATCCGCAAACCGAAAAAGCCGGACCACCGTTCTCGGTGGAGCAACCCGAGGTCGAGGCGTTGTTCGCCGCGCCGTGGCGACACACGCTGCTGGAGCGGCGCGACATCCTGGACCAAGAGCCGCGCTTCCGCGAAGAAGGCCTGAGCGCGCTGGAGACGGCGGTCTACCGTCTCCGTCGCGGCTGA
- the parC gene encoding DNA topoisomerase IV subunit A, producing MSDTIRPTFHGFEQIPLREYAERAYLDYSMYVVLDRALPFIGDGLKPVQRRIIYSMSELGLSAGAKPKKSARTVGDVIGKYHPHGDSACYEALVLMAQPFSYRYPLIEGQGNFGSPDDPKSFAAMRYTESKLTPIAEVLLGELGQGTVDWASNFDGTLEEPTWLPARLPHLLLNGTTGIAVGMATDVPPHNLNEIVSACIRLIDDPDATVADLCEHVRGPDYPTKAEIITAASDLRTMYENGTGSVRARAVWRKDNANLVIDALPYQVSPSKVIEQIAAQMRAKKLPWLEDIRDESDHANPVRVVLIPRSNRVDAEQLMGHLFATTDLEKSYRVNLNIIGLDGRPQVKNLKMLLTEWLAFRSDTVTRRLKHRLEKVERRLHLLEGLLVAFLNLDEVIRIIRTEDEPKAALIARFALSEEQADYILETKLRQLARLEEMKIRGEQDELQAEREKIAGILDSKTKLKKLIKDELTADAKKFGDARMSPLVQRDAAQALDETELVASEPMTVVVSEKGWIRAAKGHDVDAATLSYREGDGLLAAVRSRSTQQVAFLDSEGRSYSTAVHTLPSARGNGEPLTGRFSPAAGASFQALASGDNDSRFVLASSHGYGFVTRFENLTGRQKAGKAMLNLTAGANVLQPAQVPNTETDRIVAVTSAGHLLAFPVSELPELDKGKGNKIIEIPKAKLGTERVVAIAAVTPGSTLLVKSGQRTMSLSFKDLDEYVGARATRGGLLPRGWQKVDGLDIQ from the coding sequence ATGAGCGACACCATCCGCCCCACCTTCCACGGCTTCGAACAGATCCCGCTGCGCGAGTACGCCGAGCGCGCCTACCTCGACTACTCGATGTATGTGGTCCTCGACCGCGCCCTGCCCTTCATCGGCGATGGGCTCAAGCCCGTGCAGCGCCGCATCATCTATTCGATGAGCGAGCTCGGCCTCAGTGCGGGCGCCAAGCCGAAGAAGTCCGCGCGCACTGTCGGCGACGTGATCGGCAAGTACCACCCGCATGGCGACAGCGCCTGCTACGAAGCACTCGTGCTGATGGCGCAGCCGTTCTCGTACCGCTATCCGCTGATCGAAGGCCAGGGCAACTTCGGTTCGCCGGACGACCCGAAGTCGTTCGCGGCCATGCGCTACACCGAATCCAAGCTCACCCCCATCGCCGAAGTGCTGCTGGGCGAACTCGGCCAGGGCACGGTGGACTGGGCTTCCAACTTCGACGGCACGCTGGAGGAGCCCACGTGGCTTCCGGCGCGCCTGCCGCACCTGCTGCTCAACGGCACCACCGGCATCGCCGTGGGCATGGCCACCGACGTGCCGCCGCACAACCTCAACGAGATCGTCAGCGCGTGCATTCGCCTGATCGATGATCCGGACGCGACGGTCGCCGACCTATGCGAACACGTGCGCGGCCCGGACTACCCCACGAAGGCGGAGATCATCACCGCGGCGTCCGATCTGCGCACGATGTACGAGAACGGCACCGGCAGCGTCCGCGCGCGCGCCGTGTGGCGCAAGGACAACGCCAACCTCGTGATCGATGCGCTGCCCTACCAGGTATCGCCCTCGAAGGTGATCGAGCAGATCGCCGCGCAGATGCGGGCGAAGAAGTTGCCCTGGCTAGAAGACATCCGCGACGAATCCGACCACGCGAACCCGGTGCGCGTCGTGCTGATCCCGCGCTCCAACCGCGTGGACGCCGAACAACTGATGGGCCACCTGTTCGCGACCACCGATCTGGAGAAGAGCTACCGGGTCAACCTCAACATCATCGGACTGGACGGCCGTCCGCAGGTCAAGAACCTGAAGATGCTGCTGACCGAATGGCTGGCGTTCCGCAGCGACACGGTGACGCGCCGCCTGAAGCACCGGCTGGAGAAGGTCGAGCGTCGCCTGCACCTGTTGGAGGGCTTGCTGGTCGCGTTCCTCAACCTGGATGAAGTGATCCGCATCATCCGCACCGAGGACGAGCCGAAGGCCGCGTTGATCGCCCGCTTCGCGTTGAGCGAGGAGCAGGCGGACTACATCCTCGAGACCAAGCTGCGACAGCTCGCCCGCCTCGAGGAAATGAAGATCCGCGGCGAGCAGGACGAATTGCAGGCCGAACGCGAGAAGATCGCCGGCATCCTGGATTCCAAGACGAAGCTGAAGAAGCTGATCAAGGACGAACTAACGGCCGACGCGAAGAAGTTCGGCGACGCCCGCATGTCGCCGCTGGTGCAGCGCGATGCCGCGCAGGCACTGGACGAAACCGAGCTGGTCGCCAGCGAACCGATGACCGTGGTGGTGTCGGAGAAGGGCTGGATACGCGCTGCGAAGGGCCACGACGTGGATGCCGCCACGCTGTCCTACCGCGAGGGCGATGGCCTGCTGGCGGCGGTGCGCTCGCGCAGCACGCAACAGGTCGCCTTCCTCGACTCGGAAGGCCGCAGCTACTCGACGGCCGTGCATACGCTGCCCTCTGCGCGCGGTAATGGCGAACCGCTGACCGGTCGCTTCTCGCCTGCCGCCGGCGCGTCTTTCCAGGCACTGGCCAGCGGCGACAACGACAGCCGCTTCGTGCTGGCCTCGTCGCATGGCTATGGCTTCGTCACCCGCTTCGAGAACCTCACCGGTCGCCAGAAGGCGGGCAAGGCGATGCTCAACCTGACCGCGGGCGCAAACGTGCTGCAGCCGGCGCAGGTGCCCAACACCGAGACCGATCGCATCGTCGCCGTGACCAGTGCGGGCCATCTGCTGGCCTTCCCGGTCAGCGAACTGCCGGAACTGGACAAGGGCAAAGGCAACAAGATCATCGAGATCCCGAAGGCCAAGCTCGGCACCGAGCGCGTGGTCGCCATCGCGGCCGTCACGCCGGGCAGCACGCTGCTGGTGAAGAGCGGGCAGCGCACGATGAGCCTGTCGTTCAAGGACCTGGACGAATATGTCGGCGCGCGGGCGACACGCGGTGGGCTGTTGCCGCGTGGGTGGCAGAAGGTCGACGGGCTGGATATCCAGTAA
- the rnr gene encoding ribonuclease R — translation MPDLPASGGRTKPGAPAPHRAGPPPRAAGRFVDPHAQREAQRYEQPIASREAILGFLEAAEGPQTAEEIAGPLGLDAPDRFDALSKRLGAMVRDGQLVQNRRGGFAPVQHTDLIAGTVIANPDGFGFLRPDTGGGDDLFLPPYEMRKVMHGDRALANVTGIDRRGRREGSIARVLERGVTRLIGRFGFEVGIAYVAPDDKRIQRNVQIPQDATGGARDGQLVVVELTQAPDARRPPIGKVIAVLGDSLTPSLVVEAAIHGHNLPHEFPQEVLDEATAVPLVVEPTMIGDRVDLRSTPLVTIDGEDAKDFDDAVYCEPTRDGFRLIVAIADVSHYVRPGTPLDDEAQKRATSVYFPGFVVPMLPETLSNGICSLNPKVDRMTFVCDMHVNRDGEVTQSKFYEAVMNSHARLTYTQVWKAVGENDEETRTQIAAVLPHVERLYQLYHVLAKARATRGAIEFESSEVRFVLDNRGEVTQAGMLVRNDAHKLIEECMIAANVEAAKYLLAAHIPAPYRIHDKPPETKYADLLEFLKEFKLSMPSWGKVQPKDFTQLLKKVRERPDAALLESVLLRSQSLAVYAPDNVGHFGLALAAYAHFTSPIRRYPDLLVHRAIKHGLTKQKPDAFQYSSRDMAALALQCSERERRADEAEREVDERYRAAWMEKHVGGQFDGVISGVTSFGLFVELDESKVNGLVHVTQLPQDYYHFDPTRKTLSGERRGLSYRLGDRVRIIVLKASLEDRKIDFRLVEDKTKDSGLPPPPPRGQPAKRTKKKY, via the coding sequence ATGCCCGACCTGCCCGCATCGGGCGGCCGTACCAAACCCGGTGCGCCGGCCCCCCATCGCGCCGGTCCGCCGCCGCGCGCTGCGGGACGCTTCGTCGATCCGCACGCACAGCGTGAAGCCCAACGCTACGAACAGCCCATCGCCAGCCGCGAAGCCATCCTCGGCTTTCTGGAAGCGGCCGAGGGCCCGCAGACCGCCGAGGAAATCGCGGGACCGTTGGGCCTGGACGCGCCCGACCGTTTCGATGCGCTGTCCAAGCGGCTCGGCGCGATGGTCCGCGACGGCCAACTGGTGCAGAACCGCCGCGGCGGCTTCGCGCCGGTACAGCACACCGACCTGATCGCCGGCACGGTGATCGCGAACCCCGACGGCTTCGGTTTCCTGCGGCCGGACACCGGCGGTGGCGACGATCTGTTCCTGCCGCCCTACGAAATGCGCAAGGTCATGCATGGCGACCGTGCGTTGGCCAACGTCACCGGCATCGATCGCCGCGGCCGCCGCGAAGGCAGCATCGCGCGCGTGCTGGAACGCGGCGTCACCCGCCTGATCGGGCGCTTCGGTTTCGAGGTGGGCATCGCCTACGTGGCGCCGGACGACAAACGCATCCAGCGCAACGTTCAGATCCCGCAGGATGCGACCGGTGGTGCGCGCGATGGCCAACTGGTCGTGGTCGAACTGACCCAGGCGCCGGATGCACGCCGCCCGCCCATCGGCAAGGTGATCGCCGTGCTCGGCGACAGCCTGACGCCGTCGCTCGTCGTCGAGGCCGCCATCCACGGACACAACCTGCCGCACGAGTTTCCGCAGGAAGTGCTGGACGAAGCCACCGCGGTGCCGCTGGTCGTCGAGCCGACGATGATCGGCGACCGCGTCGACCTGCGGTCCACGCCGCTGGTGACGATCGACGGCGAAGACGCGAAGGATTTCGATGATGCCGTCTACTGCGAGCCCACGCGCGACGGCTTCCGTCTGATCGTCGCCATCGCCGACGTGTCGCACTACGTGCGTCCCGGCACGCCGCTGGATGATGAGGCGCAAAAGCGCGCGACCTCGGTGTATTTCCCAGGATTCGTGGTGCCGATGCTGCCGGAGACGCTGTCCAACGGCATCTGTTCGCTGAACCCGAAGGTCGACCGCATGACCTTCGTCTGCGACATGCACGTCAATCGCGACGGTGAAGTGACGCAGTCGAAGTTCTACGAAGCGGTGATGAACTCGCATGCGCGCCTGACCTACACGCAGGTGTGGAAGGCCGTCGGCGAGAACGATGAAGAGACCCGCACGCAGATCGCCGCGGTGCTGCCGCACGTCGAGCGGTTGTACCAGCTGTACCACGTGCTGGCGAAAGCGCGCGCTACGCGTGGCGCGATCGAGTTCGAAAGTTCGGAAGTCCGCTTCGTGCTGGACAATCGCGGCGAGGTCACCCAGGCCGGCATGCTGGTGCGCAACGATGCGCACAAGCTGATCGAGGAGTGCATGATCGCCGCCAATGTGGAAGCGGCGAAATACCTGCTGGCCGCGCATATTCCCGCGCCGTACCGCATCCACGACAAGCCGCCGGAAACCAAGTACGCGGACCTGCTGGAATTCCTGAAGGAATTCAAGTTGTCGATGCCGTCCTGGGGCAAGGTGCAGCCGAAGGATTTCACCCAGTTGCTGAAGAAGGTACGCGAGCGTCCGGACGCCGCCTTGCTGGAATCGGTGCTGCTGCGCAGCCAGAGCCTGGCGGTGTACGCGCCCGACAACGTCGGCCACTTCGGCCTGGCGCTGGCGGCTTACGCGCACTTCACTTCGCCGATCCGCCGTTATCCCGACCTGCTGGTGCATCGTGCGATCAAGCACGGGTTGACGAAGCAGAAGCCCGATGCCTTCCAGTATTCGTCGCGCGACATGGCGGCGCTGGCGTTGCAGTGTTCCGAGCGCGAGCGCCGTGCCGACGAGGCGGAGCGCGAAGTCGACGAGCGTTATCGCGCGGCCTGGATGGAAAAGCATGTCGGTGGCCAGTTCGATGGCGTCATCAGTGGCGTCACCAGTTTCGGCCTGTTCGTGGAGTTGGACGAGTCCAAGGTCAACGGCCTGGTCCACGTGACCCAGCTCCCGCAGGACTACTACCACTTCGACCCGACGCGGAAGACGCTGTCGGGCGAGCGCCGGGGCCTGTCGTACCGCCTCGGCGACCGTGTGCGCATCATCGTGCTCAAGGCCAGCCTGGAAGACCGCAAGATCGACTTCCGCCTGGTCGAGGACAAGACCAAGGACAGCGGCTTGCCGCCGCCCCCGCCGCGCGGCCAACCCGCCAAGCGCACCAAGAAGAAGTACTGA
- a CDS encoding GFA family protein, whose protein sequence is MGEAVRTGGCQCGAIRFRVTGELTDASICHCRMCQKAFGAYYAPLVSTRGARLEWTRGAPKRFRSSNVVQRGFCSDCGTPLTYEAPDGVAVAAGAFDDPAGLAPWVQYGIEGKLPYVDGLPALPQRRTEEDEAAAAFLADVVSFQHPDHDTPAWPPR, encoded by the coding sequence ATGGGCGAGGCGGTCCGTACCGGTGGCTGCCAGTGCGGCGCGATCCGTTTCCGTGTCACCGGCGAACTGACGGACGCGTCCATCTGCCATTGCCGGATGTGCCAGAAGGCGTTCGGGGCCTACTACGCGCCGCTGGTGTCGACGCGAGGCGCGCGGCTCGAATGGACGCGTGGAGCGCCGAAGCGCTTCCGCTCGTCGAACGTGGTCCAGCGCGGCTTCTGTAGCGATTGCGGCACGCCGCTCACGTACGAAGCGCCGGACGGCGTGGCCGTGGCGGCGGGCGCCTTCGACGATCCGGCCGGACTGGCCCCCTGGGTGCAGTACGGCATCGAAGGCAAGCTTCCCTACGTGGATGGCTTGCCGGCGCTGCCGCAGCGGCGCACCGAGGAGGACGAGGCCGCGGCCGCGTTCCTCGCCGATGTGGTGTCGTTCCAGCACCCGGACCACGACACGCCGGCCTGGCCGCCGCGCTGA
- the rlmB gene encoding 23S rRNA (guanosine(2251)-2'-O)-methyltransferase RlmB, whose protein sequence is MSKQNQWIVGVNAVASAIENDADNVREVLVEGGSKNARLTEIEENARRKGIDVRRVTGQALDGVAGSLRHQGVAARYAAAKTWDEGELQGLVEAAEGKALLLVLDGVQDPHNLGACLRSAAAAGVTAVVIPKDKSVGVNATVRKTSAGAADTIPVVQVTNLSRCLRDLQQLGVWIYGLAGEAEASLYSLDLRGNVALVLGGEADGLRRLTRENCDGLVKIPMPGEIESLNVSVAAGVTLFEAVRQRQ, encoded by the coding sequence ATGAGCAAGCAGAACCAGTGGATCGTCGGCGTCAACGCGGTGGCCTCGGCTATCGAGAACGATGCCGACAACGTGCGCGAGGTGCTGGTCGAGGGCGGCAGCAAGAACGCACGCCTGACCGAGATCGAGGAGAACGCACGCCGCAAGGGCATCGACGTGCGCCGCGTCACCGGGCAGGCGCTCGACGGTGTGGCGGGTTCGCTGCGCCACCAGGGCGTCGCCGCGCGCTATGCCGCCGCGAAGACCTGGGACGAGGGCGAGCTGCAGGGCCTGGTCGAGGCCGCCGAAGGCAAGGCACTGCTGCTGGTGCTGGATGGCGTGCAGGATCCGCACAACCTGGGCGCCTGCCTGCGCAGCGCCGCGGCGGCCGGTGTCACCGCGGTCGTGATTCCCAAGGACAAGTCGGTGGGCGTGAATGCCACCGTGCGCAAGACCTCGGCCGGCGCCGCGGACACCATCCCGGTGGTGCAGGTCACCAACCTGTCGCGCTGCCTGCGCGACCTGCAGCAGCTGGGCGTGTGGATCTACGGCCTCGCCGGCGAAGCGGAGGCATCGCTGTACTCGCTCGACCTGCGCGGCAACGTGGCGCTGGTGCTGGGCGGCGAAGCCGACGGCCTGCGCCGGTTGACGCGAGAGAACTGCGATGGCTTGGTGAAGATTCCCATGCCCGGCGAGATCGAAAGCCTCAACGTGTCGGTCGCCGCCGGCGTCACCCTGTTCGAAGCCGTCCGCCAACGCCAATAA
- a CDS encoding P1 family peptidase, which produces MPAAPHRSSIRLAALLLAAVSASVFAQDAPRARARDLGVAPGIFAPGTHNAITDVAGVRVGQVTLVEGDTVRTGVTAILPHPGNTYRSRVPAAVHVGNGFGKFIGSTQVNELGELETPIMLTCTLCVWKAADAMAAWMLERPDMQQVRSLNVMVGETNDGGLNDIRARPVTAEAVRRALDTARDGVVQEGSVGAGTGTVAFGWKGGIGTSSRKLPASLGGWTVGVLVQANFGGVLQVSGAPVGRELDRYAFQNAVAANANGARGRADDRGDGSIIIVIATDAPLGDRNLRRLASRGMMGLGRTGSAASNGSGDYIIAFSTADSVRRAFDAPRLDTRELANEQTTAVFQASVDAVEEAIYNALFMATTVSGNGETVEAIPLDRVRDVLRRHGIAPAK; this is translated from the coding sequence ATGCCCGCTGCGCCGCACCGTTCCTCGATCCGGCTGGCGGCGCTGCTGCTCGCCGCCGTTTCCGCCAGTGTTTTCGCGCAGGATGCACCGCGTGCACGCGCTCGCGATCTTGGCGTAGCGCCGGGCATCTTCGCACCCGGCACGCACAACGCGATCACCGACGTGGCCGGCGTGCGGGTCGGCCAGGTGACGCTGGTGGAAGGCGACACCGTGCGCACGGGCGTTACTGCGATCCTGCCGCATCCTGGCAACACCTACCGTTCGCGCGTGCCTGCTGCCGTGCATGTCGGCAACGGCTTCGGCAAGTTCATCGGCAGCACCCAGGTCAACGAACTGGGCGAACTCGAAACCCCCATCATGCTGACCTGCACCTTGTGCGTGTGGAAGGCCGCCGACGCGATGGCGGCCTGGATGCTGGAGCGTCCCGACATGCAGCAGGTGCGGTCGCTCAACGTCATGGTCGGCGAGACCAACGATGGTGGCCTCAACGACATCCGCGCCCGCCCGGTCACCGCCGAGGCCGTGCGACGCGCGCTGGACACCGCCCGCGATGGTGTCGTGCAGGAAGGCAGCGTCGGCGCGGGTACGGGGACCGTGGCGTTCGGTTGGAAAGGCGGCATCGGCACGTCGTCGCGCAAACTTCCTGCATCGCTGGGCGGGTGGACGGTGGGTGTGCTGGTGCAGGCCAATTTCGGTGGCGTGCTGCAGGTATCCGGTGCGCCGGTGGGGCGTGAGCTGGACCGCTACGCATTCCAGAACGCCGTGGCGGCGAACGCGAACGGTGCACGCGGCCGCGCGGACGACCGAGGCGACGGCTCCATCATCATCGTCATCGCCACCGATGCGCCCCTCGGCGACCGCAACCTGCGCCGGCTCGCCTCACGCGGCATGATGGGGCTGGGGCGCACCGGCAGCGCTGCTTCCAACGGCAGTGGCGACTACATCATCGCGTTCTCCACCGCGGACTCCGTACGCCGTGCATTCGACGCACCGCGCCTGGACACCCGCGAACTGGCGAACGAACAGACCACCGCGGTGTTCCAGGCCAGCGTCGATGCGGTCGAGGAAGCGATCTACAACGCGCTGTTCATGGCGACCACCGTCAGCGGCAATGGCGAGACGGTGGAAGCGATCCCGCTGGATCGCGTGCGCGATGTCCTGCGCCGGCACGGCATCGCACCGGCGAAGTGA